From Dermatophagoides farinae isolate YC_2012a chromosome 10, ASM2471394v1, whole genome shotgun sequence, a single genomic window includes:
- the LOC124490705 gene encoding uncharacterized protein LOC124490705, which produces MWWEALPACGAMLASMSLLEISPFVFHYLSWGCPMMRESNGIISRMLLRRDQRIAEDNGIRWNAKHMYTFSFGSLSPEVKTNGNYSHYLEAEKRMSQQQQQQQ; this is translated from the exons ATGTGGTGGGAAGCATTACCCGCTTGTGGTGCCATGTTGGCATCAATGTCTCTGCTGGAAATTTCTCCATTC gtATTTCATTACCTCAGTTGGGGATGTCCAATGATGAGAGAATCAAATGGAATAATATCACGTATGTTATTACGTCGTGATCAACGTATTGCTGAAGACAATGGTATTCGATGGAATGCCAAACATATGtacacattttcatttggttcATTGAGTCCCGAAGtgaaaacaaatggaaattatAGCCATTATTTGGAAGCTGAAAAAAGAAtgtcacaacaacaacaacaacaacaatga
- the Prosalpha2 gene encoding proteasome alpha2 subunit, translated as MDRSKVGTRITLSDRFKLIRQEQQTRKIMVNPSIESPSEQLVRPMKNFNGTVSRNDRPRALLQQGSERNRRLVLQMATNAQLMEELQQNTKMFVNLPIVQQANNTPIINNKRMANKPSILNRIGLQSSNSIRRNGNSVTGSIKNRLGRKPITQRLGLAQTLKSNRRINLQNQTKVMRQPTRIFRSKNRPINMNIGSSNRRIRGGRQVSRKNNNSRVTVENVDEKFLIVFSPSGKLVQIEYALAAVAAGAPSVGIKAMNGVVLATEKKANSILTEEHSLYKVEQVTDHIGMIYSGMGPDYRLLVRKARKIAQEYFLIYSEPIPTTQLVQRVAHIMQEYTQSGGVRPFGVSLLIAGWDGDRPYLFQCDPSGAYFAWKATALGKNHVNGKSFLEKRYSEDLELEDAIQTAILTLKESFEGQMTQDNIEIGICNRNGFFKRLSPSEVRDYLATIA; from the exons ATGGACCGATCTAAAGTTGGCACACGTATTACATTGAGTGATCGTTTTAAATTGATAcgacaagaacaacaaacacGTAAAATAATGGTCAATCCATCAATCGAATCACCTAGTGAACAACTTGTTCGAccgatgaaaaatttcaatggcACTGTTTCTCGTAATGATCGTCCACGAGCTCTTCTTCAACAAGGATCCGAACGAAATCGACGATTAGTACTTCAGATGGCAACCAATGCTCAATTGATGGAAGAATTGCAACAGAATACCAAGATGTTTGTTAATTTACCTATTGTACAACAGGCAAACAATACtcccatcatcaataataaacgaaTGGCAAACAAACCAAGTATTCTAAATCGAATAGGATTACAATCTAGCAATTCGATTCGTCGAAATGGTAACTCAGTTACGGGTAGTATTAAGAACCGATTAGGACGAAAACCAATAACTCAACGACTTGGCCTGGCACAGACACTTAAATCCAATCGAC GAATCAATCTCCAGAATCAAACGAAAGTAATGCGTCAGCCTACACGAATATTTAGGTCTAAGAATCGACCGATCAATATGAATATCGGTTCATCGAATCGTCGAATTCGAGGTGGACGTCAAGTTTCaaggaaaaataataattctcgAGTCACGGTTGAAA atgttgatgaaaaatttttgattgtattTAGTCCTTCGGGAAAATTGGTACAAATTGAATATGCCTtagctgctgttgctgccgGAGCTCCTTCAGTTGGAATCAAag CGATGAATGGAGTGGTGTTGGCTACTGAAAAGAAAGCTAATTCCATTCTCACCGAAGAACATAGTCTATATAAAGTGGAACAAGTAACCGATCATATTGGAATGATTTATTCCGGTATGGGCCCTGATTATCGTTTACTTGTACGTAAAGCAAGGAAAATTGCCCAAGAGTATTTTCTTATCTATTCGGAGCCGATTCCGACCACGCAATTAGTTCAACGTGTTGCTCATATTATGCAAGAATATACCCAATCTGGCGGTGTTCGTCCATTTGGTGTTTCTTTATTGATTGCCGGTTGGGATGGTGATCGTCCCTATTTGTTTCAATGCGACCCATCT GGTGCTTATTTTGCATGGAAAGCAACAGCATTGGGAAAAAATCACGTAAATGGTAAATCATTTCTGGAGAAAAGATATAGTGAAGATCTTGAATTAGAGGATGCCATTCAAACGGCAATATTAACATTGAAAGAATCATTTGAAGGACAAATGACCCAagataatattgaaattggtATTTGTAACAGAAATGGCTTCTTCAAACGTTTATCACCGTCCGAAGTGAGAGATTATCTGGCAACCATTGCCTAG
- the LOC124490703 gene encoding LOW QUALITY PROTEIN: cytoplasmic aconitate hydratase (The sequence of the model RefSeq protein was modified relative to this genomic sequence to represent the inferred CDS: deleted 2 bases in 2 codons), which produces MSTKENPYDSLLMKNINVDGKQYRFYDLPSLNDSRYETLPFSIRVLLESALRSCDNFHVKREDVEKILDWKQQQFNKVEIPFRPSRVLLQDLTGVAAVVDFAAMRDAFNELKGDPNVINPLCPADLVIDHSVQVDFARVNQQVLRQQNSKQQSKMKHEHSNNIDLCDDCHNLGYCQYQASLIKSPVPLRNPSSSSPSLSSNHNDNNDPRSSSHHHNRHHHNNRTKLRSSYNQQSYIPDIENLTISSMPQFHSASSINNKEYCPHRDTKLRDKNCPFHRLVSIGAGSLSKNEDLEFQRNRERFEFLKWGANSLKNTMIIPPGSGICHQVNLEYLARVVFNNDGGLLYPDSLVGLDSHTTMINGLGVVGWGVGGIEAEAVMLGQPICMVLPEVIGYKLTGKLPSFATSTDVVLTITKCLRQVGVVGKFVEFFGPGVSELSIADRATIANMCPEYGATIAFFPPDSTAMNYLQQTGRDEHAIKYIESYLKAIKLFRNDYNDAGEDPTYTQVCELDLSTIKISLSGPKRPQDRVPVDEMKKDFEQCLLDKVGFKGYGIAPDALEKSMAFNFEDKQYVLSHGSVVIAAITSCTNTSNPSVMLGAGLLAKKAVEKGLTVKPYIKTSMSPGSGVVTYYLRESGVTPYLEKLGFDIVGYGCMTCIGNSGPLPQEVVEAIEKGDLVACGILSGNRNFEGRVHPNTRANYLASPLLVVAYAIAGTVRIDFETQPIGFDSSGGKIFLRDIWPSREEILQVQQRSVIPAMFKEVYSRIKTGNERWNSLKAVESLLYQFDPNSTYIKKPPYFDGMTIELPTIKPINNARVLLYLGDSVTTDHISPAGSIARNSPAAKYLMERSIQPSQFNSYGSRRGNDAIMVRGTFANIRLVNKFMSKPGPQTIHIPSGQELSIFDAAELYRKESIPLIILTGKDYGCGSSRDWAAKGPCLLGVRAIIAESYERIHRSNLVGMGIMPLQFLNDQSAESLGLTGREIFSIDIPTELMPRQKTTVHADGKTFEVIMRFDTEVELEYFKNGGILQYMLRQLLKKT; this is translated from the exons ATGTCGACAAAAG AAAATCCATATGATTCACtgttaatgaaaaatatcaatgtCGATGGCAAACAATATCGTTTTTATGATTtaccatcattgaatgattcacGTTATG AAACATTGCCATTCTCAATTCGAGTACTATTGGAATCTGCATTACGTTCATGTGACAATTTTCATGTCAAACGTGAAgatgtggaaaaaattctggattggaaacaacaacaattcaacaAAGTGGAAATACCATTTCGGCCAAGTCGTGTATTACTTCAGGATTTGACTGGCGTTGCTGCCGTTGTTGATTTTGCTG CCATGCGAGATGCATTCAATGAACTAAAAGGTGATCCAAATGTAATCAATCCACTTTGTCCTGCCGATTTGGTTATCGATCATTCTGTACAAGTGGATTTCGCTCGAGT AAATCAACAGGTTTTACGTCAACAGAActcaaaacaacaatcaaaaatgaaacatgaaCATTCCAATAATATTGATCTATGTGATGACTGCCATAATTTGGGCTACTGTCAATATCAAGCTTCATTGATAAAAAGTCCTGTTCCATTACGGAATCCATcctcatcatcgccatcattatcttctaatcataatgataataatgatcctCGATCgtcatctcatcatcataatcgtcatcatcataataatcgcACAAAATTACGTTCATCATACAATCAACAGAGTTATATTCCCGATATTGAGAATCTAACCATATCATCAATGCCACAATTTCATAGTGCCTCTTCcataaataataaagaatattGTCCTCATCGTGATACTAAATTAAGAGATAAAAATTGTCCCTTCCATCGTCTAGTCTCTATTGG tGCTGGTTCGTTGTCCAAAAATGAAGATCTTGAATTTCAACGTAATCGTGAACGTTTTGAATTCTTAAAATGGGGTGCAAATTCCCTAAAAAATACGATGATTATTCCACCTGGCTCCGGTATTTGTCACCAGGTCAATTTGGAATATTTGGCTCGTGTTGtgttcaataatgatggtggtctATTGTATCCAGACAGTTTGGTCGGTCTCGATAGTCATACAACAATGATTAATGGCCttggtgttgttggttgGGGTGTTGGTGGAATCGAAGCCGAAGCTGTCATGTTAGGTCAACCGATTTGTATGGTTTTACCCGAAGTTATTGGCTATAAATTGACT GGAAAATTGCCATCGTTCGCAACTTCCACCGATGTCGTTTTGACCATCACTAAATGTTTGCGACAAGTTGGTGTTGTTGGAAAGTTTGTAGAATTTTTTGGTCCCGGTGTTTCTGAACTTTCAATCGCTGACCGTGCTACCATTGCCAATATGTGTCCTGAATATGGTGCTACCATTGCTTTTTTCCCGCCCGATTCGACAGCGATGAATTATCTACAACAAACCGGTAGAGATGAACATGCcatcaaatatattgaatcatATCTCAAGGCCATCAAATTATTTCgcaatgattataatgatgctGGTGAAGATCCAACCTATACACAGGTCTGTGAATTAGATTTGAGCACTATCAAAATCAGTCTGAGTGGACCGAAACGACCACAAGATCGGGTACCGgtggatgaaatgaaaaaagattttgaaCAATGTTTGCTTGATAAAGTTGGTTTCAAAGGATATGGCATTGCACCGGATGCATTAGAGAAATCAATggcattcaattttgaagACAAACAATATGTTCTATCACATGGATCGGTTGTCATTGCGGCCATCACTTCATGTACGAATACAAGCAATCCTTCGGTAATGTTGGGCGCTGGTTTATTGGCCAAGAAAGCGGTGGAA AAGGGACTGACCGTCAAACCATACATCAAAACAAGTATGTCACCTGGTAGCGGTGTGGTCACTTATTATCTTCGTGAATCTGGTGTCACTCCATATCTGGAAAAACTTGGTTTCGATATCGTTGGCTATGGTTGTATGACTTGTATCGGTAATAGTGGACCATTACCACAAGAAGTTGTTGAAGCCATTGAAAAAGGTGATTTAGTTGCTTGCGGTATTTTATCGGGCAATCGAAATTTCGAAGGCCGTGTACATCCCAACACACGGGCAAATTATTTAGCTTCACCATTATTGGTTGTTGCTTATGCTATTGCTGGTACCGTGAGAATTGATTTCGAAACTCAACCGATCGGATTCGATAGTTCGGGTGGCAAAATATTTCTCCGTGATATCTGGCCTTCACGGGAAGAAATTCTCCAAGTTCAACAACGATCTGTTATTCCGGCTATGTTTAAAGAAGTTTACTCGAGAATCAAAACTGGAAATGAACGATGGAACAGTTTGAAAGCTGTCGAATCTTTGCTCTATCAATTTGATCCGAATTCGACTTATATCAAAAAACCACCATATTTCGATGGAATGACCATTGAATTACCGACAATCAAGCCTATTAACAATGCTCGAGTCTTGCTTTATCTAGGTGATTCGGTTACTACCGATCATATTTCTCCGGCTGGTTCGATTGCCCGCAATAGTCCTGCAGCCAAATATCTGATGGAACGAAG CATCCAACCTTCTCAATTCAATTCGTATGGATCACGAAGAGGCAACGATGCCATCATGGTTCGTGGAACTTTTGCTAACATTCGATTGGTGAACAAGTTTATGTCGAAACCGGGACCCCAAACCATACATATTCCAAGTGGTCAAGAATTGAGCATATTTGATGCTGCTGAACTTTATCGAAAAGAATCGATTCCGTTGATAATCTTGACTGGAAAAGATTATGGCTGTGGATCCAGTCGTGATTGGGCTGCCAAAGGTCCATGTTTGCTTGGAGTTCGAGCCATTATTGCTGAAAGTTATGAACGAATTCATCGAAGTAATTTGGTGGGCATGGGAATAATGCCATTgcaatttttaaatgatcaAAGTGCCGAATCCCTTGGTCTAACTGGGCGTGAAATCTTTTCGATTGACATTCCGACCGAATTGATGCCACGACAGAAAACAACTGTTCAT GCTGATGGTAAAACATTCGAGGTCATCATGCGATTTGATACCGAAGTTGAATTGgaatatttcaaaaatggTGGCATCTTGCAATATATGCTACgacaattattgaaaaagacATAG
- the Naxe gene encoding NAD(P)HX epimerase isoform X2: MKMKFLSQTEAINFDQELFNEYQFSVDQLMELAGLSVASAIYKSGSLDPIYKPPGQVLVVCGPGNNGGDGLVAARHLKLFGYNPVIIYPKQGKGQLFVNLVNQCKRMDIEFINNVDKLDSYKLIVDALFGFSFKPPLRAESRPILENLSRIDHQNKRLISIDIPSGWHVEHGPSSSSSSENDTNGQSLTPIIQPDCLISLTAPKKCAQHFRGSLHWLGGRFVPQSLAQKYQLNLPEYSDAEQCLLLSSK; this comes from the exons atgaaaatgaaattcttaag cCAAACAGAAGCtataaattttgatcaagaattattcaatgaatatcAATTTAGTGTCGATCAATTGATGGAACTTGCCGGTCTATCGGTTGCATCTGCTATTTATAAATCTGGATCTTTGGATCCTATTTACAAACCGCCCGGTCAGGTATTGGTTGTATGTGGTCCCggtaataatggtggtgatggtctAGTGGCAGCTCGTCATCTAAAACTTTTC GGTTATAATCCAGTCATTATTTATCCGAAACAAGGAAAAGGACAACTATTTGTAAATCTTGTTAATCAATGTAAACGAATggacattgaattcattaacAATGTTGATAAATTAGATTCGTATAAATTGATTGTGGATGCTTTGTTTGGTTTTAGCTTTAAACCACCATTACGTGCTGAATCACGACcaatattggaaaatttatcccgaattgatcatcaaaataaaagatTGATTTCGATTGATATACCAAGTGGTTGGCATGTCGAACATGgaccatcgtcatcgtcatcatccgAAAATGATACCAATGGTCAATCATTAACACCAATCATACAACCAGATTGTCTAATATCATTGACAGCACCGAAAAAATGTGCACAACATTTTCGTGGATCACTACATTGGTTGGGTGGCCGTTTTGTACCACAATCATTGGcacaaaaatatcaattaaatttacCCGAATATTCTGATGCTGAACAATGTTTGTTGCTCTCttccaaatga
- the Naxe gene encoding NAD(P)HX epimerase isoform X1: MLMKRFLFNDSICRIKFLSQTEAINFDQELFNEYQFSVDQLMELAGLSVASAIYKSGSLDPIYKPPGQVLVVCGPGNNGGDGLVAARHLKLFGYNPVIIYPKQGKGQLFVNLVNQCKRMDIEFINNVDKLDSYKLIVDALFGFSFKPPLRAESRPILENLSRIDHQNKRLISIDIPSGWHVEHGPSSSSSSENDTNGQSLTPIIQPDCLISLTAPKKCAQHFRGSLHWLGGRFVPQSLAQKYQLNLPEYSDAEQCLLLSSK, encoded by the exons atgttgatgaaacgttttcttttcaatgataGTATTTGTCGAATAAAATTTCTTAG cCAAACAGAAGCtataaattttgatcaagaattattcaatgaatatcAATTTAGTGTCGATCAATTGATGGAACTTGCCGGTCTATCGGTTGCATCTGCTATTTATAAATCTGGATCTTTGGATCCTATTTACAAACCGCCCGGTCAGGTATTGGTTGTATGTGGTCCCggtaataatggtggtgatggtctAGTGGCAGCTCGTCATCTAAAACTTTTC GGTTATAATCCAGTCATTATTTATCCGAAACAAGGAAAAGGACAACTATTTGTAAATCTTGTTAATCAATGTAAACGAATggacattgaattcattaacAATGTTGATAAATTAGATTCGTATAAATTGATTGTGGATGCTTTGTTTGGTTTTAGCTTTAAACCACCATTACGTGCTGAATCACGACcaatattggaaaatttatcccgaattgatcatcaaaataaaagatTGATTTCGATTGATATACCAAGTGGTTGGCATGTCGAACATGgaccatcgtcatcgtcatcatccgAAAATGATACCAATGGTCAATCATTAACACCAATCATACAACCAGATTGTCTAATATCATTGACAGCACCGAAAAAATGTGCACAACATTTTCGTGGATCACTACATTGGTTGGGTGGCCGTTTTGTACCACAATCATTGGcacaaaaatatcaattaaatttacCCGAATATTCTGATGCTGAACAATGTTTGTTGCTCTCttccaaatga